One Mytilus trossulus isolate FHL-02 chromosome 5, PNRI_Mtr1.1.1.hap1, whole genome shotgun sequence DNA segment encodes these proteins:
- the LOC134719668 gene encoding carboxypeptidase inhibitor SmCI-like — MMNLRLQLISIFLTVKIGFISCISGGNICDLPKAVGSCKAEIQRYHYDVKTSQCRRFKYSGCWGNNNNFKTRRDCATACHKRVCTLPKLIGKGDSKSPRWFYNPTTMLCEKFMYGGKKGNENNFRTERRCEQLCDGVKEHPCTPHPGCPRPLPGICRGYIYDIVNGVKCFAGCTNPSCKKGSCPSSPPDLPCKSRCDLESDYQCPGDQLCCQERCCRDPILEPKTGYCPEDPKPRNCYLRNSQCESDSQCKGKRKCCRFSCQKFCVDPKDEHEVIMISNVEN; from the exons AAAATTggttttatatcatgtatatcaggTGGTAATATATGCGACCTACCAAAGGCTGTTGGTTCATGTAAAGCAGAAATACAAAGATATCATTATGATGTTAAAACTAGTCAGTGTAGAAGATTCAAATATAGTGGCTGTTGGGGAaacaataataatttcaaaacgaGACGAGATTGCGCAACTGCATGCCATAAACGAG TATGTACGTTACCAAAGTTAATTGGAAAGGGGGATTCAAAATCTCCGAGATGGTTTTATAATCCCACGACAATGCTGTGTGAAAAGTTTATGTATGGTGGGAAAAAAGGCAATGAGAACAATTTTAGAACCGAAAGACGATGTGAGCAACTATGTGATGGCGTTA AGGAGCATCCATGTACACCACACCCGGGATGTCCACGGCCATTACCAGGTATTTGTCGGGGCTATATATATGATATCGTCAATGGCGTAAAGTGTTTTGCTGGATGCACAAATCCAAGTTGTAAAAAG GGTTCATGTCCGTCTAGCCCCCCAGACCTTCCATGTAAGTCAAGATGCGACCTAGAAAGTGATTACCAATGTCCAGGTGATCAACTCTGTTGTCAGGAACGATGTTGTCGGGATCCAATTTTAG AACCGAAGACGGGTTATTGCCCAGAAGATCCGAAACCAAGAAATTGCTATTTACGAAACTCCCAATGTGAATCAGATAGTCAATGTAAAGGGAAACGGAAATGTTGCAGATTTTCATGTCAAAAATTTTGTGTTGATCCTAAAGATGAACATGaagttattatgattagtaatgttgaaaattaa